A region of Drosophila suzukii chromosome 2L, CBGP_Dsuzu_IsoJpt1.0, whole genome shotgun sequence DNA encodes the following proteins:
- the LOC108013121 gene encoding uncharacterized protein, with protein sequence MVYLSRPWTPAMNPFYIGPYPRCAVCPCDFDIYKGYTPGGWHSQCYHSY encoded by the coding sequence ATGGTCTATTTAAGTCGCCCTTGGACCCCTGCCATGAATCCTTTCTACATTGGCCCTTACCCGAGATGCGCCGTTTGTCCATGTGACTTTGACATTTATAAAGGATATACACCCGGTGGCTGGCATAGTCAATGTTATCACAGCTATTAA
- the LOC108012629 gene encoding uncharacterized protein gives MPCIFNPGYIGPDPPCCDPDCLEEGHCTVPECGVCPESQLPRCNPAPDPKKKAEQTAQTEQKPQRVQK, from the coding sequence ATGCCTTGCATATTTAATCCCGGTTACATTGGACCCGATCCGCCCTGCTGCGACCCGGATTGCCTGGAGGAGGGGCACTGCACGGTTCCGGAGTGCGGGGTCTGTCCGGAATCCCAGCTACCCCGTTGCAATCCCGCCCCGGACCCAAAAAAGAAGGCGGAGCAGACGGCACAGACGGAACAGAAGCCCCAGAGGGTGCAGAAGTGA
- the LOC108009818 gene encoding uncharacterized protein encodes METVHTAIGVTSVVAMLLVVTHSLKQLGGRVLEQTREPISELVTRGGPVADQLTAVEGETPLVEGDRMDGACSVVQSIGGKACALVGPLLPKLGSDRKSGDSSTEEEKAKKDSEPAAAKRETPPAADPPEEE; translated from the coding sequence ATGGAAACAGTGCACACGGCCATCGGGGTGACGAGCGTAGTGGCCATGCTTTTGGTGGTTACTCACTCGCTAAAGCAGTTGGGTGGCCGGGTGCTGGAACAAACCCGTGAACCGATCTCCGAGCTTGTGACCCGGGGCGGTCCTGTGGCCGATCAGCTGACGGCCGTGGAGGGAGAAACTCCCTTGGTCGAAGGCGATCGCATGGATGGCGCCTGTTCTGTGGTCCAAAGTATTGGAGGCAAGGCATGTGCCTTGGTGGGACCTCTGCTGCCCAAATTGGGGAGCGATCGCAAGTCCGGGGACTCCTCGACAGAGGAGGAAAAGGCCAAAAAGGACTCGGAGCCGGCAGCTGCGAAACGGGAAACACCGCCTGCGGCAGATCCACCGGAAGAGGAATAA
- the LOC136116964 gene encoding LOW QUALITY PROTEIN: uncharacterized protein (The sequence of the model RefSeq protein was modified relative to this genomic sequence to represent the inferred CDS: deleted 2 bases in 1 codon), whose protein sequence is HHAVYGSIDALDSIVPVVRQLVIILHQESFLVHHKEAELLIVVYGMIMVMMIRKIVLIVNDSKSEHHGEQETVVSSDNLNGLLVGLSRTIRNLVRSTYDTISTLAD, encoded by the exons CATCATGCTGTCTATGGATCAATCGACGCCCTCGATTCCATAGTGCCAGTGGTCCGCCAACTGGTAATCATCCTGCAT CAAGAGTCCTTTCTCGTTCATCACAAGGAGGCGGAGCTCCTGATCGTTGTGTACGGCATGATTATGGTTATGATGATCCGTAAAATAGTCCTGATCGTGAACGATTCAAAGTCGGAGCACCACGGCGAACAGGAGACGGTGGTCAGCTCGGATAATCTCAACGGCCTGTTGGTTGGATTATCGCGGACCATTCGGAATCTAGTCCGTTCCACGTATGATACCATCTCAACGCTGGCTGACTAG
- the LOC108009827 gene encoding male-specific sperm protein Mst84Da, whose amino-acid sequence MVLMLCCSFDPFYVGPCPPGCLAPLMGGTPYCGCGPCGGCSPCCGCGPCGGCSSCPCGW is encoded by the coding sequence ATGGTTCTGATGCTCTGCTGCAGTTTCGATCCCTTCTATGTGGGACCCTGCCCGCCCGGTTGCCTGGCTCCTCTGATGGGAGGAACTCCATACTGTGGTTGTGGTCCCTGTGGTGGCTGCAGTCCCTGCTGTGGTTGTGGTCCCTGTGGTGGTTGCAGCTCGTGTCCTTGCGGCTGGTAA
- the elfless gene encoding uncharacterized protein elfless — protein MGDKPKRCVHWNLPRDSSSSSSSSSSSSSTNDSVSSSDSSSTTDPEPSFRPRRCIVSYTTVSSSSPSSLDSNEPSTSTGRRGGCGRIPISKNSRVGPPIKRVKYVAVEDASSTTTEPYHCPVCLEDVRRNAPVSTTCGHIFCKRCFLRVLSATSKCPMCGIYSPEYHRVYM, from the coding sequence ATGGGGGATAAACCAAAACGCTGCGTCCACTGGAATCTTCCAAGGGATTCTTCATCAAGCAGTTCTTCATCAAGCTCATCCTCATCGACCAATGATTCTGTCTCTAGCTCGGATTCATCGAGCACCACCGATCCCGAACCGTCGTTCCGCCCAAGACGTTGTATAGTCTCCTATACAACGGTTTCAAGCTCAAGCCCGAGCAGTCTGGACTCCAACGAACCCTCAACATCGACGGGAAGACGTGGAGGTTGTGGACGAATTCCGATAAGCAAGAATTCTAGAGTCGGTCCGCCGATCAAACGGGTCAAATACGTGGCCGTAGAGGACGCGAGCTCCACCACCACCGAGCCCTACCACTGTCCCGTGTGcctggaagatgtgcgtcgaAACGCACCGGTGTCCACCACATGTGGCCACATTTTCTGCAAGCGCTGCTTTTTACGTGTCCTTAGTGCTACGTCAAAGTGCCCAATGTGCGGTATTTACTCACCTGAATATCATCGAGTTTACATGTAA